TAGGCCCAAATACTGTTTGATGGTTTTCTCCCTTTCTTTTTCCTCTCTTGGTAAAAATCCAAGGAATAAAAAAGGGGAAGTGGCAAATCCTGAACTTGTAAGAGCAGAAACAAGTGCAGTAGGCCCGGGAGCGGATCTCACTTCCACACCCATGTCCCATGCGAGTGGGACAAGCCATTTGCCAGGGTCTTCCAGTCCTGGGCTACCAGAATCGGAGATGAGACAAGTCCGTTTGGTCATGGCTAGTTTCATCCCAATTTCATCCATTTCTGTTTTGGTTGTATGTTCGTTTAAGAGGTCAAAGGGTTTTGTGATCCCTAGTTTTTTGAGTAGGGTTGAGGTTGTCCTTTGTTCTTCTCCTAAAATCCAATCTGCTTCTTCTAGCAATTGTTTGGTGCGAGGAGGAAGGTCTAAATCATTTCCTATGGAATTGGATACTAAATACAATCGATTCATTTTGTAAGAGTAGGGAAACTAAAGTATGGTTGGATGAGAATTCCTTTTGCACGGCAGGCCAAGACAAATTCTGGGTCACCCTTATCAATCGCCACTCCAAATTCTTTTGCTTTGGATAACATTGGATAGTCATTAAACGAATCGCCGAACACTAAATCGGGATACTGACCAATCCTTTCTTCGATTGCTTTTACTTTTCCCTCACCATAGGTATATGGTTCAATGAGTTCATGTGTGTATTTTTGATTGCCATCTAATACTTGTCTCATTCCGATCACATTTGATTCTAAAACAGGAAAGTGATGAGCAATGGCTGCAATTCCAGGTTCAGGTGATGCTGTTACAATATACACTTGCCAATTGTAATGGTATAAATACTTGATGAGGTCTATCATCTCGACTTGTGGGAAAACACCTGATTCTTCGTTAGGTTGGTTCACTCTTTCCCATGCCCGACGAGAAACAGTATAATAATCCTCTTTAGTTAGGCCTTGGAATAAAAAACATGTCCAACGATACCCTCGTTCGATTCCAAATTCCTTTAGTTGGTATGTATATTCTTCCCATACCAAATGTTCCTTTTCAGCTAAACTGAGTTTGGTGTGGTCTTTCCAGAGTTTTTTATCTCTGAAAAAAAACGATAGGTCATTTGGTAAAAATGTAAGACCATCTAAAATGAGTTGGTCCATGATTTTTTCGCCAAAATCATTTCGGATTAGGGTATTATCAAAATCAAAACAAACAATGCCTGTTTTTTGTGGGATTACTGTTGTCAGACGGTCATAAACTTCATCTGTCCAACTGTTCTTTGTAAGGTTAGTCACTAATATTTAGTCTGCAAATCCAACAAGGTTTGTGGCAACACCTTCTTCAAATGGAGTGAGAAAGTTTTCTGGATTCAAATACACATTATGAAATCGGACTTCGAAGTGGACATGAGGCCCTGTTGATTTTCCAGTATTTCCAGAAAAAGCGATGATCTGGCCTTTTTTAACTACGTCACCTGGTTTTACGAGTAACTCTTGGTTATGGCCATACACAGTATGGAAATGGTTCATGTCATGGTGGTAAATTTTAACAGCAAGGCCATAATCTCCACCTCTTGCCGCTTCTTCTACCACTCCATCTGCCGCAGCAAGGACTACTGAGTTTTTGGGTATGGCAATGTCAAGACCCGTATGCCAGGTGTTCCAGCGCCTTCCAATCCGTGACGAAATGCGAGATTTGTTATTCGGTAAAACAGGCCAAATGAATTGGTCAATCGGTGATTCTATGGTTTCCCGAAAAAGTTCCTTTTCTTGGAGGTTCCGCATGTATTCCGCAGAGTATGGAAAAAAGATAGATCGTTTCAAACGTTTGAGTTCGGCCTCTGTCAGGTGGTTGATTTCCATCACCTCTTGGGCAAGGATTCCAAATTCAGATGCTTTTTCGAGAAGGGTTTTTTTCTCAGCATTTAAGTCTACCCAGAGTCCCCATTGGTCGTTGTATCTTTGGAAGACATGGTTGTCCAAAAAAACAGGACCATTTTTTTGCTTTTGGTATGCCGCATAGGCCGAGTAGGTCACGACAAAGAGGATTAGGACCAGTATGATATAGTAACTGCGGTTTCGCTTCATCTCATTTCGCCTCAAAAACTATGGTGCAATGCCAAATTCTCACGGGGCTTCGCCTGGTCAAGGCGAAGAGGTCGGGAACTTGCGTCAATCATGGCTTTTATGTGACATAAGAAAGAGGAGTTCTTTGCTGTCATTCCCTTTTCCGGGAAGGAGTCTATTTATTAACGTTGTTAATTATGGTTTCGTCCTACTCGAGAGATCTAATTTTATAATTTCGAAGGTAGGGTAAGGCCACTTGAGAATGGATTTGGATTTTCTTGGTTGCACGGAATGAAAAAAGAAGGGAAGAGGGCGGAGGAAAACCGACCTCTTCTATCATTTGGTTAAGAAACGGGTTGGGTTTTTTGTTGGCCCGTTCTGTAGAGGTAAATTCCTGCAACAATCAGACATACGATGCCGATGGCATAATAAGCCCAGCCTACATCAAAGTAACCGAGAACCAAAAACCCAAAAAGTAACCGCGTAATTTCCATAGCTCCTGCCCAAGACTTGTTTTCAATGAGAGCATTGATGGCAAGGAGGGAGAGTGTCACCCAAATGGTCACAAGGATTTGTGATACCAAACTGAATTTAGGTACAAAAAGCAAAAAGGCAAATGAAAGTAACAAAACCAAAACAAACCAAGTGGTCGTATAAGTTTTCACTTCTGAGGTTGGTTTCGGGTCATACTTTTGGAAAGAATTTGGACTCACTTCTGGGATTGGTAAATAACCAGACGGTTTGTTCCCTTGCCTAGGAATCCAACCTGGTGCTTTGAAGAAAATGAGAATTTTATCTAAGAAATATTCAGCCTGGAAAGATTGTTTTATCAATTCCCAGTAATAATGAAAGTTTGCATACACTGGGTTAAAACTCCGTAGGGGTTTTACGGTTCCATAAACACAGGTTTCCGTTTCTTCCCGAAATGTACCAAACATACGATCGAAGATGATAAAAATCCCACCATGGTTTTTATCGATGTAGATGGGGTTTATGGCATGGTGCACCCGATGGTGGGAAGGGGTGGAAAGTAAGAACTCACCAATCTTTCCAATTTTCCCAACTGCTTTCGTATGGACCCAAAATTGGTAGATCAAATTGATTTGTCCACTTGCAAGGTACATCCAGGGATGGAACCCAACAAGAGCGAGTGGCACATAAAAAATCCAAGACACAAGTCCACCGAGCCCCGTTTGCCTGAGAGCAACAACAAGATTGTATTCTTCGCTATGGTGGTGGATGACGTGGCCTGCCCAGAGAAAATTCACTTCATGGGCCAATCTATGTGACCAATAATAACAAAAGTCTTGGCCAACAATACAAAGGACCCAAGCCCAAGGGTTAGTCATCGCGAATTCAAAAAAACGAAAGTGTTCGTAGATGTAAAAATACGCAAATAATCCCACACCCTTCTGGAAAAGTCCCCAGATCTGGGAAATAATCCCCGTGCTTAGATCGGCAATGGAATCATTGAGCCGATAGAGGTCTTTGTTCTTACGATAACCGATGTACACTTCAATTCCAATCAAAAGGAAAAAGACTGGGATTGCATAGGTGACAATGGGGGGAGCTTTGAAATTCTCAAACATAGCGGACTAGATTTGACATCATTTTGACAAAATGTCAAGCAAATGTTGACCGAGATTCAGAAATTGTTCACGGTTCAATTCTTCAGGCCGTTTGGTCGGAGGGATACCAGATCGTATTAAGGCTTCGCCCAAAGCCTCCCGAAAGACTGGTTCTTCCGAAAAAGGAGACTCTCGCAAACTCACTTGGATTTGTTTTCGTTTCCCCCAAAAAACTGTGCGTAACATTCGTGACCAAAGTTCAACCTCTTTGTCTGTTTGGGGAGACCAGTGTAGTTTTGTATTGGTTTGTTTGGGAGTGAGTAATAATAATGCGGAGTGAATTTTGGGAATGGGAAAAAAACAATTTTTGTGAACAGTCTTTAGGTATTTAACCTCACAAAAAGCAGATAAAAAGATAGAAAGGGAAGATGTTTCTTTTACAAGGCGTTCTGCAAATTCTTTTTGTACCATAAAAATCCCACCTTGGAACTTACGGCAATGGATGATGAGTGTGTTGATGATTTCTGTTGTTAAGTGGTAAGGAAGGTTTCCAAATACAAAAACTTTTTTAGGAAAAATGTGATATAAGTTTTCTAAGGCATCACCTGGATATAAATTTGCTTTTGGAAATTTTGGCAAAATATCATCCTTTGCCAATTGTATGTAGGCAAAATCAATTTCAAACAAATCTGTATTCTTTTGAAAACTTAAGATCGGGTAGGTTAATGTACCGAGTCCAATCCCAATTTCGGCCAAACAAACATCATCAGGAGCAAACAAAGGTTTTGTGACGTTTACAATGTATTCCACAATGTTTTGGTCGATGAGGAAATTTTGACCAAATTTTTTTTGGGCACGGATTCCTTTTTCTTCAAAGAAGGTTTGGATTTGTGAGATAGTGGAGTAAGGGGATTTCAAAATGATCCTCAACGATGATTATTTTCCATACCTTAGAAATCCCAAGTAGTTTTTGGTAAAGAACCCATTCTTTCGCTTCCTTTTTTTTCCATGGTGGAAAGTCGAGAACGAGGATTCCCTGCCAATGTTTCTGTGAATTGTTTTTTTCTGCTTCTTTTAAGGAATGTAATAAGGATAAAATTTCCTTTGGATTCCCATCATAACGAAATAAGGAAATGTCTTTTGTTAGATTCTGCCCGAGATGAATGGAGGATTGGATTTGAATCCCTTCCTTTTCCATAAATCTGATAAAGGGAGATAATTTCCGATCATACCAAACTACATCTTGGATTTTGTGTTTTTTTTTCAGACGTAAAACATTTTGCAAACAAGTTTCAGATTCAAATAAGATGTGTTTGATGGGTTTGTGTGGCATTGGCATTTCCAAACGTTTGTTTGGAGAACACACACCATATAGAAAAAATGAATTCTCTATCGAGAAGGTAAAAAAACCTTTCCCAAATTGGGAAAAAAAGGGTACAGAATCCGAGTTTTGGTATAAGAAACTAAAAGGAAAAAATAAACCCAAAAGAATGGACACAATCAAATTGGTGATCCGTTTTTGGTTTAGGTTGAAACGGTGTAGAACCCAAAGTAATAAGATAAGGAATATAGAAAGGCAAACTAGGGTAGAAATGTCACCTTTCCATTGTTTGTAGGCTCTTTCGTAATCGGATAAGGATTGAAAAAATTTTAAAAAAAGAGAAAGGATAAAACTAGCTGGTGTCCAAATCCAACCTCCAAGTGTGAGAAGGAAAGAATTTGGCAAAATACTTTGGACAAAAAGTGTTATGTACAAACTTGGGAGTAAAATTCCAGCAATAGGAACCAAACAAAAATTGATCCAAATCCCTCCATAAGAAAAAGCCTTAAAGTAGGTAACTAAAACGGGAAAACTACAAAGGGAACAAACAATTGTGAGCGTGAAATTATCTTTGAATAATGATTTTGAATTTTTGAATAACATTCGATCCAAACTGGGTTTGAGATAAAAAATACCAAATACAGCGCTAAATGAGAGTAAAAAACCAACACTCAAAAAATCAGAGAAGAAAAAAAAAGCAATGATCGCAGAAGAAATGATTAATAAATCGCTAACAGCGATTCGGCGGTAAAAAAGGGATGAACCTAAAGTGAATAAAGCAAAAAGATATGCCCTCACAAATGAAACAGGAAAATTCAGGACATACAAATAGAGAAATCCGATCCCAAGGGATATAAGGATCGAAATCCATCTATGTTTGGTAAAAATGAGATTTCCTATAAATTGTAAAGAACCTATAAAGATTCCCAGATGGAGACCCGATGCGGCAAATAAATGTAGTATCCCTGATTCTTTTGCAAGTTCCTTAAAGTCTTTTGGGATTTCTTTTGTAGAACCAGAAACGAGACCAAAAACAATCCTAGATTCAAATGCTGAAAGTGGAGATTTGTTCAATTCTTGGAGTAAATATTCTCGAAAGAAAGGTTTTGTTTGTTTTGGCTTTGAAATTTGGTTAGTATCGGAAAACAAAAGGAAGAGGAAGGACGCAAACAATGCCCAATGGAAAGTTTTATCCCAGTATTTTGTTAAGTATGGTGGTGATAAAAGATAGATACAAAAATAAAAGAGAAGGAAGACGAAAAGGACTGAATATAACCCTGGGAAAAAAATACAAATTTTAAGAACTGCTCCCGTAAAGCAGATTCCCAAACAAAACCAACCAAGTTTCGAATTTGGAAGTAGATTTGTATTCACTCTCACATAACGAGTGGTTTATAAATAAGGTTTTTGGTCTCTTTAAAAATTAGAAAGGGTAAATCCCGAGAGTGTTTCTCACTTCATCCAATTTTTTTTCTGCGATTGATTCTGCTTTTTCTTTTCCCAATTTTAAAACAGAGTGCACATAATCTAAGTTTTGTGTTAATTCTTCGCGTTTGGATCGGAATGGTAAAAAATGAGCTAAGATCGATTCGAGAAGATCTTTTTTGAGGTCACCATATCCAAATCCACCTTGTTTGTATTTTTGTATTTGTGACTCTTTTTCCGACTGAGATAAAAATAAAGAATGGATTTGGAAGATGACAGAAGTTTCAGGATCTTTTGGTTCTTCGATGGCTTTTGAATCACTCACAATTGCCATCACTTTCTTTTTGATCTCTTTTTCAGTTCCAAAGAAATTGATGGTATTGTTATAAGATTTGGACATTTTAGCGCCATCTATACCAGGAACAGTAGCAGTATTTTCATCAATATCTGGCTCAGGAATGGTTAAAACATTTCCAAATTGAGCATTGAACCTTTCGGCGATGTCACGTGAAAATTCTAAATGTTGTTTTTGGTCTTTTCCAACAGGTACTTTTTCAGCTGAAAAAAGTAAGATGTCACTTGCCATAAGGATTGGATAAGTAAAAAGTCCAGCTCCAGGGACAAATCCTTTGGCGACTTTGTCTTTAAATGAATGAGCTAATTGTAATTGCGAAACAGTAATCGATTGTGATAAATACCATGTAAGTTCAGTCACTTGTGGTACATCACTTTGAACCCAAAATACAGTTTTGTTTGGATCTACACCTAATGCGAGTAAATCGATAGCACATTCAAGAGTGAATTCCTTTAACTCTTCTTTGGATCGAAATGTTGTTAATGCATGAAGGTTTGCTATGAATAAAAAAAGTTCTTCTTTGGATTGGTAGTCTAAGATTTTTTTGATCGCTGAAAAGTAATTTCCTAAATGTAATTTACCTGATGGTTGTAAACCAGTAAGAACTCTCAAGTTTCTTCCTCTTCTTCGGAGTTTATCAAAGATTCACTACTTTCTTGTTCACTTGTTGGTTCAGGATCAGGATTTCCACTATCTTTGTGGAATGTTGAATAAGTGAGACGTTCATATTCTTTGTTTAATTTCACGAGCTCTTGTTCAATTTTTCTGTGGGCTGTGAGTTTAGATGTAGTAGTTGGATCCTTAAAAATCACTGCATAATTGTATAAATATTTCGTAAATTGAATGAAAACATCTTCCACTTTCATTCCATTGATTCTTTCTTTTGCAACAATAGCTTTATCGTGATGAGGTATGAATCTTTGTGCAATTTTTACTTCTTCAATGACTTTGTCTTTTGTAGAAGCAATTTTGTCATTTGCTTTGCCTTTGGATTCTGTCACCTTTGCCATCAAATGGTTTTCTACAATGATGTTGAGTTTGCCCGCAAAACTTCCGAAAAATTCGGAAGCTTCTTGTAAGGCTTGCACAATCGTACCCGCAATCTGATCATTCGCCGCATTCCCTGTACTATAATCCATTCCATATTGTTGGAAACTATATTGAAAACTTGGGAATTTTTTATTAAAATTGTCAATGGTCCGGACAAGTGTATTCAGTTGGTCAATTTCATTTCGAAAGAGACCTGGTTGGATGATGAGAAGTTCCTGGTTTTGATTTTTGTCACCCAATCGGATATAACCTTCGATGAGGTTGATGTAAACGGTTTGTAAATCTCTGAGCAATAAATACACAAGCCTATGAGGTTGTGATTTATAACTGTTTTTCATAGTTTGACTTTTTGCCGACTCTGGCATGTGGTGAGCCATGTAATCGTCAACAACTTGGTTTAAAAAATCAAAACTGATTTTCCCTTTATCATCGATTGAAAAATATCGTGATCTAAGGTTCTGTAATTCTTCCTTTTTGAAAGATCTTGTATTGATATCATCTGAAATTTTCGCAACTGTGATCTCCACTTCTTTTTGGATTTCACGAGCTGCTTGGAATTTATGTTCTTGGATGGGTGGGACCCGCAAATCAGTTACAATCTCCGGCCATGTGAACATTTTTTTCTTCGCTACAATGTAAAATGCAGTGATAGCATCGGATAACTTTGGTTTGTTGTTTTCTAAATTAAGAGCGTAATTCACACCTTCCATGATTTTGTTTAATTTAGGTGTGAGTTTTTCATCCATTTTTACAATGTCTGGTAAATTAGATAAGATGATATCCTTTGCGTCGTCTCTTTGCAAAAAACGTACATAAAACATCTGCATCTTAAGCGAACGTTCTAAAAAAATGTCTGCAGATATTTTATCTAATATGAGTGCATCTAATGATGCAAAGGCATTAAAAAACTTATTAAAATTATTAATGATATTGTAAACGAGGGGAGTCCATATCCTCCAACCTTGTTGTTCTGAAACACGAAGAGCTTGGATCGTTGGAATGAGGACATCTTCCTTTAATCCACGAAAGATCCTTTCCACATTATTAGAAATCGTTGGATTTCTTCCAAACAAACCAATATCGATGGTTCCAGTGTCTTTTGCGAACTTACCGATGGAACTATTTGCATTATTCCCACCACCAAAAAGGCCTGCGAGTAGCCCTCCACCTTGTTTTTGTTCGGTGGCTTTTTTTCTGATAGGGTTTTGTTTTTGTTTGGCACTATCAATCGTGACTAGGTCACTCGATCGTTTTGGTTTTGGTTCGGGAGTTGTGGTACGAGAAATCACTTCTCTTCGGGGTTGTTCCTTTTCTGGAAGTCCTCGGTCACGACTGTCCTCTTTTTTGGGTTTGTTTTTGTTTTCGTAATCTTCGTCAACTTTCCGGATGAGATCAATCCGAATGAAGACATCATTCGATTTTAAGATGGCTTCATCAATGAGTTGTTGGTGTTCGGGTGTTCTTGTTTTGCGATACAAATCCGCAAAAACACGGTGTGCTTCTGTACGAGAAACTGGTGTCACAATTACTCCTTTTGGTTGAGAGGGTTCTCAACAATCTGTGAGCTTGTGGGAGGTTGGAAGTTGAATAGTCCTGTTCCGAGACCAATATTGGTTGCTATGCCTGAAAAGGCAATTTCTGTGATTTCTTCGTCGGAACGTTTCATTTTGAGAACACGGGGAAGGTCGTTATCTGAGACGACCAAAATGATTTCATTATAACGTTTGGTGGTGGAAGTTAAACGAAAAGTTCTGCCACTCACTGTCACGGTTTCATAACCTGAAAGAAGCCCACCGAGGCCACCTGAAACACCTCTTAGGTCTTGTTTCCCTGCGATCGAAGAATCGGGGTTATAAAACCATAAAATACGACCATTTGAGGAAATAATCCTTCCATCACTGAACCTGACATGGAGTTGGTTTGGACTTTTATAGGATACGACACCTGTGAGGCCACCGTTTACAGTGACTGAGGCTCGGAAACTTTCGAGGGAATTCATTCTGCCGATCACGGCATTAAGACGGTCCCGTCCATCCTCTGCCCAAAGGGAACCCAATTGGACAGAGAAAAGGAGAACAATCTGGGATTTGAGAAGGAAATTTCTCAAAGTTAGATGGTTCGTATTGGGAATTAACCCAATACTTTTTTGAATTCAGAAGTGAGTGCAGGCACCACTTCAAACAAATCAGCGACTACACCGTAAGTTGCTACTTTGAAGATCGGAGCATCTCCGTCTTTGTTGATCGCAACGATGTATTTAGAAGATCCCATACCCGCTAAATGTTGGATGGCTCCGGAAATTCCGCAAGCGATGTAACAGTTAGGGGAGACAGTTTTTCCTGTTTGTCCGACTTGGTGTGAGTGAGAAATCCATCCAGCATCCACAGTTGCACGAGAAGCACCAAGAGCTGCTCCGAGTGTGTCTGCTAAGTCTTGGATGATAGGCCAGTTTTCTGGTCCTTTGATTCCGCGTCCGCCAGATACAATGATAGAAGCATCAGCAAGTTGTACTTTGTTTCCACCAGAAAGGTCTTTGGAAAGTGATTTTGTTCTCACTTCACCAGCAGAAGCACCAGATTTTTCCACTGCACCAGCTCCGTCTTTTGGAGTTACTTCTTGTGAGTTTGCACGCACAGTAAACATTTGAATGTCAGAAGAAACTTTAAAGTTTGCGTAAGCTTTACCAGAGTAAATTGGTTTTTTTGCTACTACTTTTCCACCGTCAACAGAAAGAGCCACAGCATCTGCAACGATTCCCGCATTTGCTTTGATCGCTACTCTTGCAGAGTATTCTTTTCCTTGAGCAGAGTGTGGCATAAGAACCACTGCTGGTTTTTTCTCTTGGATCACGGCAAAAATTCCGTTTGCATAACCTTCAGGTGAAAAGTCACCAAGGTTTGCACCAATCACAGCATCAGCACCAACTGCTTTCAAATCACCTGCAAACGCGTCAACGTTGTCAGTGATGATGAGAGTATGAACTTTACCACCAATGGCATCCGCGATTTTGCGAGCTGCAGAGGTAAGTTCTTTTGAGATTTTTTTAAGTTCGCCGTTTTTTAATTCACCAACTACTAAAACATCAGCCATGTTCGTCTCCTTAGATGACCTTCGCTTCTTCGCGAAGAGCTTTTACAAGTTGAGATGCAAAACCTTGTGCATCTGCTGCTTCCAGTTTTCGACCAGCGATACGTGGAGGAGGTGGTTCAAGAGAAACAACTTCAAGTTTGGAACCAGTAGCACCGAGTTCATCTGGTTTTTTCACATCGACTGGTTTTTTCTTCGCAGACATGATTCCTTTTAAACTTGGGTATCTTGGTTCGTTCAAACCTTTTTGCGCAGTCACAGCAAGAGGAGCAGAAGTTTCAACCACTTCAGTTCCACCTTCGATCTCGCGAGTTGCAGTTACTTTATTGCCATCAAACTCGAGTTTGAGAGCCATTGCTACGTGAGGCACATTCAATCTCTCAGCAATTTGAACAACCACTTGTGAGCTATCAGTGTCGATCGATTGACGACCACCGATCACTACATCTGCGTTTTCAGCTTTGATGAAATTAGCAAGAAGTTCGGAAGTGTATGTAGAGTCAAAAGTTACATAGTCATCCACTTTTACATGAACAGCTCTGTCCACACCCATAGCGTAGGCAGTGCGAAGTGCTTCTACGACACGGTCTGGGCCGAGGGACACTGCGATGACTTCTCCACCGCTTTTTTCACGAATTCTGATTCCCTCTTCGATTGCGAATTCATCATAAGGAGAGATGATCCATTTTACGCCAGCTTCGTTGATCGATTTGTCACCGACCTTGATATTGGTTTCCGTATCCGGAACCTGCTTTACTAGAACAACAATTTTCATTCCTTAACCCCGTTTTCGTGGATTACCTTAGACCAGAAAACGAGAGGGAAGTCATAAGGGAAGTAATTTATTCTCGAAAGAAGCTGTATTTGCTCCAATTGTAAGCCCAAATGATCCAAACAACGACTACAAGGACGTTTGCATCGGTTCGGAGGTAAAAATGGAAACCGAGGGTAAGGGGAAACGTAAGGAAGAGTAAAAAGGCTAAAATGAGGACAAGGTAGGGAGTCTGTTTCCAATGGTTGCCAGCGTTCTGGATTTCCACGAGGAGGTTTCCCTTGGGACCAGCGACTTCAGCACGGAACCGAAACCAGTAGAAAAGGCTAAGCACAAGGAAAAGCGAAAGATGCAATAAAAGAAATAGCATATACCCAAGCTTATTTTTCAGCGGAGTCCAGAGAAGAAAAAAATGATCTGTGGCAAAAACATCGGTAAGTAGGAAAGTTCCGCCAAGGATTTGAGGGTTGTGACTTTTCCTTTGAGGAAGGTCGTTAAAAGTAACCAAAGGTAGGAAAGGCCAATTCCAAATTGGAAAACTAAAGGGTGTGATTCCGATTTGTTAAGGAAAAGAACAAGGAAACTACCAATTCCAAGTAAGATCCTGATTGCAGATAACATCGGAGTATGTGTGAGGAAACGGCTGAATACAAAGGTGTTTTGCCTAAGATCGATTTCTCTATCGAGATTGTAAGTGTACAAAACATTGGCAAAGACATGTAAGAAAAATACCAGGCAAATCTCGAAGGATCCAAACCAAGTTGGAAAGGGAAGCAGGATCCCCCAGGTATAAAAAAGAGAAACCCAAATTTCTTTCGGAAGGGGAGAGAACCGTGTCACAACGAGAACAAGTGTCATACCAAAGGAGAATAGAAAAATTTGGTTTGCGACTAAAAACTTCCATTCCCAAAAGAATACCAAACCAGATGAGCAAAGGAAAAAAAAGGAAATCATCCACTGG
The sequence above is a segment of the Leptospira sp. WS39.C2 genome. Coding sequences within it:
- a CDS encoding prenyltransferase, with product MFRTNQTKGTFLFFKFITYGSLDVVISVFANLSFFSLYTQTPLRVSLLLLYLISVWALYLLDHLWDAKKEKDILSPRSVFFLEHQIKFQWMISFFFLCSSGLVFFWEWKFLVANQIFLFSFGMTLVLVVTRFSPLPKEIWVSLFYTWGILLPFPTWFGSFEICLVFFLHVFANVLYTYNLDREIDLRQNTFVFSRFLTHTPMLSAIRILLGIGSFLVLFLNKSESHPLVFQFGIGLSYLWLLLTTFLKGKVTTLKSLAELSYLPMFLPQIIFFFSGLR
- a CDS encoding electron transfer flavoprotein beta subunit/FixA family protein, producing MKIVVLVKQVPDTETNIKVGDKSINEAGVKWIISPYDEFAIEEGIRIREKSGGEVIAVSLGPDRVVEALRTAYAMGVDRAVHVKVDDYVTFDSTYTSELLANFIKAENADVVIGGRQSIDTDSSQVVVQIAERLNVPHVAMALKLEFDGNKVTATREIEGGTEVVETSAPLAVTAQKGLNEPRYPSLKGIMSAKKKPVDVKKPDELGATGSKLEVVSLEPPPPRIAGRKLEAADAQGFASQLVKALREEAKVI
- a CDS encoding electron transfer flavoprotein subunit alpha/FixB family protein, giving the protein MADVLVVGELKNGELKKISKELTSAARKIADAIGGKVHTLIITDNVDAFAGDLKAVGADAVIGANLGDFSPEGYANGIFAVIQEKKPAVVLMPHSAQGKEYSARVAIKANAGIVADAVALSVDGGKVVAKKPIYSGKAYANFKVSSDIQMFTVRANSQEVTPKDGAGAVEKSGASAGEVRTKSLSKDLSGGNKVQLADASIIVSGGRGIKGPENWPIIQDLADTLGAALGASRATVDAGWISHSHQVGQTGKTVSPNCYIACGISGAIQHLAGMGSSKYIVAINKDGDAPIFKVATYGVVADLFEVVPALTSEFKKVLG